One genomic window of Kosmotoga olearia TBF 19.5.1 includes the following:
- the prfB gene encoding peptide chain release factor 2, translating into MLSYETNARIQELRDKFENIKTTVDVDKIKEKLSRIEKELSDPSVWSDQRRAGKLGQQAQALRSQLDLLNKVQELFENIDIAVELSEEDESYLENLNELLKEAEDMVKEFELNILLSSPYDAYNAYLSVHPGAGGTESQDWASMLLRMYIRWAERNNYKVTTIEEQPGEEAGIKSATINIAGPYAYGKLKYEAGVHRLVRISPFDANHRRHTSFASVSVFPEMDDDVEIDIRPEDLKIDTYRAGGAGGQHVNRTESAVRITHIPTGIVVTCQNERSQHQNKATAMKILKAKLFELELEKKRQEKMKLMGEQKDIAWGNQIRSYVFQPYTMVKDHRTNYETGDVQAVMDGYIDDFIEKELLFFASIDEDKE; encoded by the coding sequence ATGTTAAGTTATGAAACAAACGCCAGAATCCAGGAACTGAGAGACAAATTTGAAAATATAAAAACAACCGTTGACGTGGATAAGATAAAAGAAAAGCTTTCCCGGATAGAAAAAGAGCTTTCCGACCCGTCCGTTTGGTCGGACCAGCGGCGTGCAGGAAAACTCGGACAACAGGCTCAAGCTTTAAGAAGTCAGCTCGATTTACTCAATAAAGTCCAGGAACTGTTTGAAAACATAGATATCGCCGTTGAACTCTCAGAAGAAGACGAAAGCTATCTTGAAAACCTCAACGAGCTTCTGAAAGAAGCTGAAGATATGGTAAAAGAGTTCGAACTAAATATCTTATTGAGTAGTCCTTATGATGCTTACAATGCTTATTTGTCAGTTCATCCGGGAGCTGGTGGAACAGAATCTCAGGATTGGGCTTCCATGCTATTAAGAATGTACATACGCTGGGCTGAGCGTAATAATTACAAAGTAACTACTATAGAAGAACAGCCAGGCGAAGAAGCTGGAATAAAGAGTGCCACTATAAATATAGCCGGCCCTTATGCTTATGGAAAATTGAAATATGAAGCGGGAGTTCACAGGCTCGTAAGGATATCACCCTTTGACGCTAACCACAGAAGACACACTTCATTCGCTTCTGTGAGTGTCTTCCCTGAAATGGACGACGATGTGGAGATAGATATCAGACCTGAGGATCTCAAAATCGATACCTATCGTGCTGGTGGAGCCGGCGGGCAACATGTCAATCGAACGGAATCCGCGGTGAGAATTACCCATATTCCAACGGGAATAGTTGTTACCTGTCAAAACGAACGCTCACAGCATCAGAACAAAGCAACCGCAATGAAAATTCTTAAAGCAAAATTGTTTGAGCTGGAATTAGAAAAGAAGCGTCAAGAAAAAATGAAATTGATGGGTGAGCAAAAAGACATCGCGTGGGGCAATCAGATACGGTCCTATGTTTTCCAGCCTTATACCATGGTAAAAGACCACAGAACCAATTACGAAACAGGAGACGTCCAGGCTGTCATGGATGGATACATAGATGATTTCATTGAAAAAGAACTTCTGTTTTTTGCGTCAATTGATGAAGACAAAGAATAG
- the secA gene encoding preprotein translocase subunit SecA, which translates to MKILGKLFDKNKRTLKRYDSIVKKVNALEKEVREYPAEKFPQKTRELKERIKKGEPLDNLLPEAFALVRESARRTVGMRHFDVQVMGAIALHEGKIAEMKTGEGKTLVATMPLYLNALTGKNVQLATVNDYLARRDAAWMGPVYEYLGLTVGYIQSSMDTSDRKKAYQSDVTYGTANEFGFDYLRDNLVYSLEQKVQRDHYYVIVDEADSILIDEARTPLIISGPAEASSELYRKSAFYARRFVENEDFIVNEKEKTVSLTDKGIEKAERLFGIDNLYDPNNYTYLFHLLNALKARTLFKKDVDYIVSNGEVIIVDEFTGRLLPGRRYSEGLHQAIEAKENVKIKEESITYATITFQNYFKMYEKLAGMTGTAATEEAEFVSIYGCEVVVIPTNKPVLRKDKDDLVFRTVEEKYAAIVEEIEKRYKKGQPVLVGTTSIEKSEYLSSLLRKKGIPHEVLNAKHHEREAEIVAKAGEKGTVTIATNMAGRGTDIKLGEGVKELGGLFVLGTERHESRRIDNQLIGRSGRQGDPGESRFFLSLEDDLIRLFGGEKLKGIMDTLKIEKGEPIEHPLLSRIINSAQKKIEGIHFSIRKRLYELDSVVDKQRSAIYAHRDWLLRGEDIDKHIHEIIEDTVTRRTENWETVPAYEEIKTSFGFLPERILEGVKSCKKPEELTNILIENLKKEYEEKKKAFGDEFPNVLKYLMLRMIDERWRKHLEAIEHLKDSVGLRAYGQKDPVIEFKKESYILFEEMVDSLYDDIVSVLVRLIRIDSEKTREKAQKELQKLNFVHNEFSALKKDGGKRSKEKKHGTHSRRFKVKR; encoded by the coding sequence ATGAAAATTTTAGGAAAGCTTTTCGACAAGAACAAAAGAACTTTGAAAAGATACGATTCCATTGTAAAAAAAGTGAATGCTCTGGAAAAAGAAGTCAGGGAATACCCGGCAGAAAAATTTCCTCAGAAGACCCGTGAATTAAAAGAGAGGATAAAAAAGGGAGAACCATTGGATAATCTTTTGCCTGAAGCTTTTGCTCTTGTTCGTGAAAGTGCCAGAAGAACGGTTGGTATGAGGCATTTTGACGTCCAGGTAATGGGCGCCATAGCTCTCCACGAGGGAAAGATAGCCGAAATGAAAACCGGAGAAGGAAAAACCCTGGTAGCAACCATGCCCCTCTATCTGAACGCCTTGACCGGGAAAAACGTTCAACTCGCCACAGTCAACGACTACCTGGCAAGAAGAGATGCGGCGTGGATGGGACCAGTCTATGAATATCTAGGATTAACCGTTGGATACATACAATCATCCATGGATACATCAGATCGAAAAAAAGCCTATCAATCCGATGTAACTTACGGTACTGCCAACGAATTTGGATTCGATTATTTGCGCGATAATCTTGTCTACTCATTAGAACAAAAAGTGCAAAGAGACCACTACTACGTTATCGTTGACGAAGCTGATAGCATCTTGATAGACGAAGCCAGAACACCTCTGATCATTTCGGGACCAGCAGAGGCATCTTCAGAACTATACAGAAAATCCGCCTTCTATGCCAGACGCTTTGTGGAAAATGAAGATTTTATCGTAAATGAAAAAGAAAAAACGGTCAGTCTTACCGATAAAGGAATAGAAAAAGCCGAGAGACTCTTCGGGATTGATAATCTCTACGACCCAAATAATTATACTTACCTTTTCCATCTTTTGAATGCCTTAAAAGCCCGAACTCTTTTTAAAAAAGATGTGGATTACATCGTATCCAACGGGGAAGTCATTATCGTCGACGAATTCACCGGAAGACTTCTTCCAGGAAGACGTTACAGTGAAGGATTGCACCAAGCCATCGAAGCAAAAGAAAATGTCAAGATAAAAGAAGAAAGCATTACTTATGCCACTATCACCTTCCAGAACTACTTCAAGATGTATGAAAAACTCGCGGGGATGACAGGAACGGCTGCTACCGAAGAAGCCGAATTCGTATCAATATACGGTTGTGAGGTAGTGGTTATACCGACAAACAAACCAGTTCTCAGAAAAGACAAAGATGATCTCGTCTTCCGTACTGTAGAAGAAAAATACGCTGCTATTGTTGAGGAAATAGAAAAACGCTATAAGAAAGGCCAACCTGTTCTTGTTGGAACAACTTCTATAGAAAAGAGTGAATATCTGAGCTCTTTGCTTAGAAAAAAAGGCATTCCACATGAAGTCTTAAATGCCAAGCACCACGAAAGAGAAGCAGAAATAGTAGCCAAAGCTGGTGAAAAAGGTACTGTAACCATCGCTACGAATATGGCCGGTAGAGGAACCGATATAAAGCTTGGTGAGGGTGTCAAAGAACTTGGCGGATTATTCGTTCTTGGAACGGAGCGTCATGAAAGTCGAAGAATAGACAACCAGCTCATCGGTCGTTCCGGAAGGCAAGGGGATCCCGGAGAATCGAGGTTCTTCCTATCCCTCGAAGATGACTTGATTCGTCTTTTTGGCGGAGAAAAGCTCAAAGGTATTATGGACACCCTCAAAATAGAAAAAGGTGAACCAATCGAACATCCATTGCTGAGTAGAATAATCAACTCCGCTCAGAAAAAAATCGAAGGTATTCATTTCTCAATACGAAAACGCCTTTACGAGCTAGACTCTGTTGTAGATAAACAAAGGAGTGCTATTTACGCCCACAGGGATTGGCTCCTTAGAGGTGAAGACATCGATAAACATATCCATGAAATCATAGAGGATACGGTTACTCGCAGAACAGAAAATTGGGAAACTGTTCCCGCATATGAAGAGATAAAAACTTCCTTCGGCTTTCTACCTGAACGAATCCTGGAAGGTGTTAAAAGCTGCAAAAAACCTGAAGAGTTAACCAATATACTCATAGAAAACCTGAAAAAAGAGTATGAAGAAAAGAAAAAAGCCTTTGGCGATGAGTTCCCCAATGTGCTGAAATATTTAATGCTTCGCATGATAGATGAACGCTGGAGAAAACACCTGGAAGCAATAGAACATTTGAAGGACTCGGTGGGTTTAAGGGCTTACGGACAAAAGGATCCTGTGATAGAATTCAAAAAAGAATCCTATATATTGTTTGAAGAAATGGTCGATTCGTTGTACGATGACATTGTCAGCGTACTGGTAAGATTGATCAGAATAGATAGCGAAAAAACAAGAGAGAAAGCGCAGAAAGAGCTACAAAAGTTGAATTTCGTTCATAATGAATTTTCTGCCCTCAAAAAAGATGGCGGTAAACGTTCTAAAGAGAAAAAGCACGGTACTCATAGCAGAAGATTCAAAGTAAAACGTTGA